In one window of Candidatus Sulfuricurvum sp. RIFRC-1 DNA:
- the glmM gene encoding phosphoglucosamine mutase — MKLFGTDGVRGEAGSFLTAELAMRVAMAAGIYFSEHSRTKKILVGKDTRRSGYMIENAIVTGLTAVGYDVVQIGPMPTPAIAFLTLNMRCDAGIMISASHNPYEDNGIKFFDAQGNKLSEEIEAQIEAIAHDKARLEEGQVTGKKIGSAKRIDDVIGRYIVQLKNSFSRELTLQGLRIVLDTANGAGYKVGPTVLEELGAEVIVLHDKPNGFNINEGCGALHTKDLREAVKQYRADIGLALDGDADRLIVVDENGDEVDGDQILGALGLFLHRTGQLKGGGIVSTVMSNQALEDTMNENGLKLFRSNVGDKYVLEVMRENGINFGGEQSGHIILHDYAKTGDGLVSALQILALLLTSAQKASKVLRPFKLYPQKLVNIKVKTKKPLDQIKGLDEKLKEIEAAHMRHLIRYSGTENKLRILLEGKDAKVMEKAMEKLVGFFEKVLNG, encoded by the coding sequence ATGAAACTCTTTGGAACCGACGGAGTACGCGGTGAAGCGGGCTCGTTTTTAACGGCAGAATTGGCGATGCGTGTAGCGATGGCGGCCGGGATTTATTTCAGTGAGCATTCCCGAACCAAAAAAATTTTAGTGGGGAAAGATACACGGCGCAGTGGCTATATGATTGAAAATGCGATTGTGACCGGCCTTACCGCAGTAGGATATGACGTCGTTCAAATCGGTCCGATGCCAACTCCTGCAATTGCTTTTTTGACGCTGAATATGCGGTGTGATGCTGGGATTATGATTTCAGCAAGCCACAATCCCTACGAAGACAACGGAATCAAATTTTTCGATGCCCAAGGTAATAAACTCTCCGAAGAGATTGAAGCTCAGATCGAAGCAATTGCCCACGATAAAGCCCGCCTTGAAGAAGGTCAGGTCACAGGCAAAAAAATCGGAAGTGCAAAACGGATCGATGACGTTATCGGCCGCTACATTGTTCAACTCAAAAACTCATTCAGTCGAGAATTAACCCTTCAAGGGTTACGTATTGTTTTGGATACGGCTAACGGAGCAGGGTATAAAGTGGGACCGACGGTGCTTGAAGAACTCGGTGCCGAAGTGATCGTATTGCACGATAAACCCAACGGATTTAATATCAATGAAGGGTGCGGAGCACTGCATACCAAAGATTTGCGTGAAGCGGTCAAACAGTACCGTGCCGATATCGGTTTGGCGCTCGATGGAGATGCTGACCGCCTTATCGTTGTGGATGAAAATGGTGATGAAGTGGACGGCGATCAGATTCTTGGAGCACTGGGGCTGTTTTTGCATCGCACCGGACAGCTTAAAGGGGGCGGGATTGTCTCTACCGTCATGAGTAATCAAGCGTTAGAAGATACGATGAATGAGAACGGTTTGAAACTCTTCCGCTCTAATGTCGGCGATAAATACGTTTTGGAAGTAATGCGTGAAAACGGGATTAATTTCGGTGGAGAGCAAAGCGGTCATATCATTTTGCACGATTACGCTAAAACGGGTGACGGACTGGTAAGCGCATTGCAGATTTTGGCACTGCTGCTGACCTCCGCGCAAAAAGCAAGTAAAGTGCTTCGTCCATTTAAGCTTTATCCGCAAAAACTGGTGAATATTAAAGTCAAAACGAAAAAACCGCTCGATCAAATCAAAGGGCTGGATGAAAAACTGAAAGAAATCGAAGCTGCACATATGCGTCATCTGATCCGATATTCGGGTACAGAGAATAAACTTCGTATTTTATTAGAGGGCAAAGATGCCAAAGTGATGGAAAAAGCGATGGAGAAACTCGTAGGCTTTTTTGAGAAGGTCTTGAATGGTTAG